The genomic segment TCAAATAATAACGAATCCCCTTACTTTAATTTGAGTGGAGGGGATTCTTTTAAATGATAATACATTCTCCAGTGTTGCCTTCCTATAGAAAGTTCATGCTGATTGTAAACTACGTTAAGCGCTGTCCAGTTTCTCTACTGGTTGTATTGTATTCTCGTAATTTCAACATGCTTGAGTTTTTCTTTTCCGAGTTGTAGTGCTCCTTCTCTTTTAGCTTCTATGAAATAAGGAACGCCGGGGTTGTACCAATATTCCAGATGTTTGTTATCGTACATATCGAATCTCGATGTATTGGTTATTTCATTTATTTCATTTGCCTGAAGTCCCAGCTGAGGTAGCAGATCTAGTAGAAAAGCTTTGGCATCAGCTGGATTTATGGTCGTTTCTTGAGAAATGACACAAAAGCTGTTGTCTAAGTCTACGTCCTGCACAACAACCTTTATATCTGCGGGTATCGAAGTTTGGCCAAAAGGATTAGCCATTTCACCCTTCCAGAGTAATGTGTCTTTTACAGGGTACATTGTGCCAAAAGGTGTATGAAACAGGAGGATATCCTTCGCTACCATTTGTTCGACCATTTCCTCTGAACTGAATATCTTGTAAAGTGCCTGCTTCATTTTCTCTGACTCTTGTGCCGAAATTTTATTGGATTTTTTGGAGTGGTTTGACAGCGTATTGAAAATATTCAACATGCTGTTTTTAATGTCGTCAAAGTTTTCGATTGCTACATATTGGCCGATATCATCTGTCTTATAGATAACATTCATGACTATATCTTTTGCGATACTTTTTATCAATTCTGAAGTTGAACTGTCGGCAAATGAAAACTGTGACCAATCGATGTCATAAGCCCACTTGATCCTATAACCATCGGGCAACGAGTCCAGTACAGTAAAGCTGGCCTGAAAAGCTGCAGAATCATTTCGTATAAGCCGATCTTCCTGCCATTGTTGGTTTATTTTTGTGATTGTAAAGTCGTACGAATCACCAGCTGCCCAGTAGGCGGCAAAGGGGATAGTATCCACCTGCGCATAGGCTCCCGTCCTCATTAGGAAGAGAACGAGGAAGGTAAAGATGTATTTGATTTTCATTTTATCTAAGGTGTTTGAATACGGCTTTTGGTGCTAATTTATGGTTATTTTCTTGTTCCCCAATTATGTCTGGCTATTTGCTTGGTAATCTACTCCAGATAATCTTCGATAATGAAGTCAAATTGATTGTCGATCAATTTTTGAAGATATTCATCAAAGCTGTCTGCTATGACACGAAACTCATCGGGGTCATGCAGGAAGCGTACGATTTGGCCAGCTTTGCCTCTCTCCGAGGGACTGAAATCAATGAATAACTGTGAAGTTCCACCGTTGTTCATACAATCAGAGAAATGAAGCCAATTTAAATGGACGACATTATCCGTGATTTTCGGGTCGATCTCCACATGATCGTATTCTCGATTGATATAATCCCGATAGTAGGTTGTGGCCACCCCTTGATTCTCTATCATTTGCTCCGATGAAAGCAGATAATATGGGTACTCAAAGACATCGGATCCCATGAAATACAAAGCAATTTTCTCGTCATTGTAGGTCCTCCAATAAGTGCCATCCACATAGAGCAGCAGATCGATTAACGTTTCGGGTATGGCTGGATAAATCTGTTTGAGTCTGTAGATATTCTCGTCGCTTGCGCCATGTTTGATTTTTTCAAAATTGTCCCATATTTTTTTACCGCCATTCTCGTAGTACGCATTTCTGAGGGCGGAAATATAATTTACAGCTGTTTTCATTCGACTTGTTGTTAGCAAGTGAAGTTAAATAAACTTTCTGAAATACCGTGTATACCAGTTTTACCGTACATTTCCAATTGTGTCTACACTGTGGACACAATTGAGCTGAGGCCAATACAAGTTACTTCTAAGCCGGAATAGTGAGGACAGCGAGGGCTTTAGGTAGTAATAGTATTGGT from the Sphingobacterium thalpophilum genome contains:
- a CDS encoding SMI1/KNR4 family protein; its protein translation is MKTAVNYISALRNAYYENGGKKIWDNFEKIKHGASDENIYRLKQIYPAIPETLIDLLLYVDGTYWRTYNDEKIALYFMGSDVFEYPYYLLSSEQMIENQGVATTYYRDYINREYDHVEIDPKITDNVVHLNWLHFSDCMNNGGTSQLFIDFSPSERGKAGQIVRFLHDPDEFRVIADSFDEYLQKLIDNQFDFIIEDYLE